From Gemmatimonadota bacterium, a single genomic window includes:
- a CDS encoding DUF971 domain-containing protein, with amino-acid sequence MHTAPPSPEHVALDHPEKGQLTVFWNDGSARKYALADLRKACPCATCRDLRDQLSSAGGLTLLANESLDPSVEVVDMSTVGRYALQFTWKDGHNTGIYTYEFLYGCGTDLDAEG; translated from the coding sequence ATGCATACCGCACCGCCCTCGCCCGAACACGTGGCCCTCGATCACCCGGAAAAGGGCCAACTGACCGTATTCTGGAACGACGGCAGCGCAAGAAAGTACGCCCTGGCCGATCTTCGAAAAGCCTGTCCCTGCGCCACCTGCCGCGATCTGCGGGACCAGCTGTCCTCCGCCGGCGGGTTGACCCTGCTTGCCAATGAATCGCTGGATCCGAGCGTCGAGGTGGTCGACATGAGTACCGTCGGCCGCTACGCCCTGCAGTTTACCTGGAAAGACGGCCACAACACCGGCATCTACACGTACGAGTTTTTATATGGCTGCGGGACGGATCTCGACGCGGAAGGCTAG
- a CDS encoding class I SAM-dependent methyltransferase: protein MTNPWYVDYFGEDYYYFDRHEDTDLEVDGLARLIGRPDGSVVLDLGCGYGRVSTPLRKRGYRVVGYDLSSPLLKRAREGDPAGTWVRGDMRDLPFSGQFDTVISLFNTLGYFEEEDENFRVLKTVSEALRPGGRLVCQLVNRDYLVRRFTAQEVHRRDGRILLEEREFDPVANRVHTQSTVLSGAEKRSYTSSIRVYTVTELDLLLAAAGLTIGAVHGGLDFRPFDWDTNQLVIVAERTG from the coding sequence ATGACCAATCCCTGGTACGTCGATTACTTCGGTGAAGACTACTACTATTTCGACCGCCACGAGGACACGGACCTCGAAGTGGATGGCCTCGCACGCCTGATCGGGCGTCCGGACGGGAGCGTAGTCCTGGACCTCGGCTGCGGTTACGGGCGCGTGAGCACGCCCCTGAGAAAACGCGGATACCGGGTCGTGGGATACGACCTGTCTTCCCCGCTGCTGAAACGCGCCCGCGAGGGGGACCCCGCGGGGACCTGGGTAAGGGGCGATATGCGCGACCTGCCTTTTTCCGGGCAGTTCGACACGGTCATCAGCCTGTTCAACACCCTGGGGTATTTCGAAGAGGAAGACGAGAATTTCAGGGTACTGAAGACGGTTTCCGAGGCGCTGCGGCCCGGGGGAAGGCTCGTGTGCCAGCTCGTCAACCGCGACTACCTGGTCCGCCGGTTCACCGCCCAGGAAGTCCATCGGCGGGACGGCCGGATCCTGCTCGAAGAGCGCGAATTCGATCCCGTGGCCAACCGCGTCCATACGCAGTCGACCGTACTCAGCGGTGCCGAAAAACGGTCGTACACGTCATCGATCCGGGTCTACACGGTGACCGAACTGGACCTGCTCCTGGCCGCCGCGGGCTTGACGATCGGGGCGGTCCATGGCGGGCTCGATTTCAGGCCGTTCGACTGGGACACGAACCAGTTGGTCATCGTCGCCGAACGGACCGGATAG
- a CDS encoding Gfo/Idh/MocA family oxidoreductase, with protein sequence MASDPLRVGVIGLGFGQYHVRGYQACPGVVVETICSRTAATALRVAKDYGIAETQTDYRAVLDREDIDAVSICTPVNLHRQMVMEALEAGKHVLCEKPLGLNAEEAKDMLESARGSGKVHMTNFGWRFNGPAFRMKSLLEEGYIGRVYHLNARYMMGYRASPRKAHSWRERRLEAGLGAMGDLGVHLIDMTRWWAGEFERVCALMHTLIPERRAPDSSAMRESELEDACAFIAQMQDGVQAVFHVSRCALYTDFIHIDIHGSDGALHFQFVRDTMQASLKGGQGLRGNLQPLSVPSQQGALSPQRHFVEAIRSGGEADPSFHEGFCVQQVADAITTSEEQQTWVSLS encoded by the coding sequence ATGGCATCCGACCCGTTGCGCGTGGGGGTGATCGGGCTTGGATTCGGCCAGTACCACGTCCGCGGCTACCAGGCCTGCCCCGGCGTGGTGGTCGAGACCATCTGCAGCCGGACGGCGGCGACCGCCCTGCGTGTGGCGAAGGACTACGGGATCGCCGAGACCCAAACGGATTACCGCGCGGTGCTGGATCGCGAAGACATCGACGCGGTGAGCATCTGCACGCCGGTGAACCTGCACAGACAGATGGTCATGGAGGCCCTGGAAGCCGGCAAGCACGTGCTGTGCGAGAAGCCGCTCGGACTGAACGCCGAAGAAGCCAAAGACATGCTCGAAAGCGCCCGCGGGAGCGGCAAGGTCCACATGACCAACTTCGGCTGGCGGTTCAATGGTCCGGCCTTTCGCATGAAATCCCTGCTCGAAGAAGGGTACATAGGAAGGGTCTACCACCTGAACGCCCGCTACATGATGGGTTACCGGGCGAGTCCCCGGAAAGCGCACAGCTGGCGGGAACGGCGCCTGGAGGCGGGACTCGGCGCCATGGGCGACCTCGGCGTGCACCTGATCGACATGACGCGGTGGTGGGCCGGCGAGTTCGAACGGGTGTGCGCGCTGATGCACACGCTCATCCCCGAACGCCGCGCGCCGGACTCCTCGGCCATGCGGGAATCCGAGCTCGAAGACGCCTGCGCCTTCATCGCCCAGATGCAGGACGGGGTCCAGGCCGTGTTCCACGTAAGCCGTTGCGCATTGTACACGGACTTCATTCACATCGACATCCACGGGAGCGACGGCGCGCTACATTTCCAGTTTGTACGGGACACCATGCAGGCCAGCCTGAAGGGCGGCCAGGGGCTGCGGGGAAACCTCCAGCCGCTGTCCGTACCGTCGCAGCAAGGCGCGCTGTCTCCGCAGAGACATTTCGTCGAAGCGATCCGGTCCGGCGGAGAAGCCGATCCGAGTTTCCACGAAGGGTTCTGCGTGCAGCAGGTCGCCGACGCCATAACCACCTCGGAGGAGCAGCAGACATGGGTATCCCTTTCCTGA